Proteins encoded within one genomic window of Lysinibacillus louembei:
- a CDS encoding YfhH family protein, with the protein MEKNYAAMTEQELRTEIATLREKARKAEQLGIMNEFAVYDRKAIMAASYLVDLDKIVLGEMYRIDGAPGEFFKVDRLKGRFAWGHRLGSERYEEAIPVAMLLPMKVGK; encoded by the coding sequence ATGGAAAAAAACTATGCAGCAATGACAGAGCAGGAGCTGCGAACAGAAATTGCGACGCTAAGAGAAAAGGCTCGTAAGGCGGAGCAGCTCGGTATTATGAATGAGTTTGCAGTATATGATCGAAAAGCGATTATGGCTGCCTCTTATTTAGTTGATTTAGATAAAATTGTACTCGGTGAAATGTATCGCATTGATGGTGCACCAGGGGAGTTTTTTAAAGTAGATCGCTTGAAGGGACGCTTTGCCTGGGGGCATCGTTTAGGAAGCGAGCGTTATGAGGAAGCGATACCTGTCGCAATGTTATTACCAATGAAGGTGGGGAAATAA
- a CDS encoding TIGR01777 family oxidoreductase translates to MKIAIAGGTGLVGRALTNLLREQGHEPIILTRGQPQNARYVQWLHGTLPLEQLDGIDAFVNLAGVSLNDRRWTSEQKEAIYNSRMTATEEMLRIVTQLSTPPQVIVNASAVGIYPISTTATYNETSTQRANDFLGKTVADWEQKALRAKELGIRTCLARFGVILDTDAGALPLITLPYKMFVGGTVGSGKQWLSWIHIHDVARAILYAIETPSLEGAINFAAPHAERMKSFGKTVSRILNRPHWLPVPNFALQLALGEKSVLVLEGQHVVPEKLLAAGFTFQFPTLEEALRDLYKS, encoded by the coding sequence ATGAAAATTGCAATTGCAGGTGGCACAGGCTTAGTTGGACGTGCACTCACAAATTTATTGCGAGAGCAAGGGCATGAACCGATTATTTTAACACGTGGACAGCCACAAAATGCACGTTATGTACAATGGTTACATGGCACATTGCCACTCGAACAACTTGATGGTATTGACGCATTCGTTAATTTAGCTGGCGTTTCATTAAATGATAGGCGTTGGACATCTGAGCAAAAAGAGGCAATTTACAATAGTCGCATGACGGCTACTGAGGAAATGCTGCGCATTGTGACACAGCTTAGCACTCCACCACAGGTTATCGTTAATGCGAGTGCTGTTGGCATTTATCCGATTTCTACAACCGCTACATATAATGAAACATCAACACAACGTGCAAATGACTTTTTAGGAAAAACGGTAGCTGATTGGGAGCAAAAAGCATTACGTGCGAAAGAATTAGGCATTCGTACATGCTTAGCTCGCTTCGGTGTTATATTAGACACAGATGCTGGTGCACTACCGCTTATCACTCTACCTTACAAAATGTTTGTGGGCGGAACGGTTGGCTCTGGCAAGCAATGGTTATCCTGGATTCACATACATGATGTAGCACGTGCAATTTTATATGCCATTGAAACACCTTCACTAGAAGGCGCAATTAATTTTGCTGCACCGCATGCTGAACGTATGAAAAGCTTTGGTAAAACGGTTAGTCGTATATTAAACCGACCACATTGGCTCCCAGTCCCAAACTTTGCACTTCAGCTAGCACTTGGTGAAAAAAGCGTGCTCGTTTTAGAAGGTCAGCATGTCGTACCAGAAAAGCTTCTTGCAGCAGGATTTACTTTCCAATTCCCTACACTTGAAGAAGCATTACGTGATTTGTATAAGTCTTAA
- a CDS encoding hybrid sensor histidine kinase/response regulator produces MNLKSFYFFILSFLSLFVLGEKAFASETTIIDISKVESDTFYTNLNGNWTFFEQALLMPNEVNGRKGTTVSIPSSFLNQTGDVNTFGTYTTTIKIPERYIGQSLAIYIPYEYSAYTLFVNNIELLSNGTVGTNSITHQAEMAPKAGYFMPDSTEVQLTLQLSSFAHIRGGFENPIYIGEVAALSRTVSIDLMINLFLIGAIFIISLFMLLLAFYSRGTTIFIFALFTALIAIRSLFAVPFYYTILFPFISWETGTQLEYILTTATSMFYVMLLWKWHEQEFSKKVMYFLVVIHLSLIIIISFTQPVFFQDLFFKVFTLTIPTFFYLLYVVYRSIRRNNYIAKVNAIGTFLIFFAFFNDYAIGNNWYDGVEIMLPAIGLYIMIHVVVLSRDFAHSIRKIHQQNEHLSVLNKSNEQLATQLQKEMKQKDNFLANTSHELRNPLHGIINITQSILQNAKAPLNNEFMEDLKLQLTIARHMARTLDDLLDITRLKEHRIQLNKKAVNLQATVVGVVDMLNVLIEQKNVRIDVHIANDFPNVAADSNRLIQILFNLLHNAIKYTHEGSITIEAETKDDIAHIHVKDTGIGIQPELLPVIFSPYEQGDSSMTSIGGGLGLGLNICQQLVHMQNGTISVSSIVGQGSIFTFTLPLADDTLQEETNLTLTPTMDAKYLTTADNSFLSHTPMQSSSTTEGFLVNKPKILIVDDDAVNLKILVNVLSKENYEMTTVTSGHEALYQLKKEKWDLVISDVMMPNMSGYELTHAIREHYALSELPIILLTARSNVEDIYAGFVAGANDYVTKPVEALELRARVHALTALQASIRDRLGVEAAWLQAQLRPHFILNTINAIISLSEIDFQKMLTLLDQFSYYLQSSFQLKNVHQTIPISSELELLKSYLYIEQTRFEDRLHIVWDADDLEDSVMIPPLVLQTLVENAINHGILEKVSGGTVTIRIHSKELGTEISIIDDGVGMSEGQVQSLFNISPSEQRGIGLLNTEQRLQRLYGKGLSITSKLNEGTTVSFTLPN; encoded by the coding sequence TTGAATTTGAAATCTTTTTATTTTTTTATACTCTCTTTTTTAAGTTTATTTGTTTTAGGAGAGAAGGCGTTTGCTAGTGAAACTACAATTATAGATATTAGCAAAGTTGAAAGTGATACGTTTTATACAAACTTGAATGGCAATTGGACGTTTTTTGAGCAAGCTTTACTTATGCCAAATGAAGTGAATGGAAGAAAAGGAACAACTGTCTCCATCCCTAGTTCTTTTCTTAATCAAACAGGTGATGTGAATACATTCGGCACTTACACAACAACGATTAAGATTCCAGAACGATATATCGGTCAATCACTTGCTATTTATATTCCTTACGAGTACAGTGCCTATACACTTTTTGTGAATAACATTGAATTATTATCAAATGGGACTGTTGGAACAAATTCGATTACACATCAAGCAGAAATGGCGCCGAAAGCTGGTTATTTTATGCCAGATTCTACTGAAGTACAATTAACACTTCAGCTATCAAGCTTTGCGCATATTCGCGGAGGCTTTGAAAACCCTATTTATATTGGCGAAGTGGCTGCATTGTCACGAACAGTTTCTATAGATTTAATGATAAACCTTTTCTTAATTGGTGCTATTTTTATTATCAGCCTGTTTATGTTGCTACTTGCTTTTTATAGTCGTGGAACAACTATATTTATCTTTGCACTATTTACAGCTCTTATCGCCATCCGCTCATTATTTGCAGTTCCCTTTTACTATACAATTTTATTCCCCTTCATTTCTTGGGAAACAGGGACACAGCTGGAGTATATTTTAACAACCGCTACATCTATGTTTTATGTAATGCTACTATGGAAATGGCATGAGCAAGAATTTTCAAAAAAAGTGATGTATTTTTTAGTAGTAATCCATTTAAGCCTAATTATTATAATTTCTTTTACACAGCCAGTCTTTTTCCAAGATTTATTTTTCAAAGTGTTCACATTAACGATTCCTACTTTTTTCTATTTACTTTATGTCGTATATCGCAGTATTCGTCGAAATAACTATATTGCAAAAGTTAATGCGATAGGCACTTTTTTAATATTTTTTGCCTTCTTTAACGATTATGCAATCGGAAATAATTGGTACGATGGAGTGGAAATTATGCTCCCAGCTATTGGCCTCTATATTATGATTCACGTTGTTGTGTTAAGTAGGGATTTTGCACATTCCATTCGAAAAATTCATCAGCAAAACGAGCATCTTTCTGTTTTAAATAAGTCAAATGAACAGCTAGCAACACAGCTCCAAAAAGAAATGAAACAAAAAGATAATTTTTTAGCGAATACGTCACATGAATTACGCAATCCTTTGCACGGTATTATCAATATTACACAATCCATACTGCAAAATGCGAAAGCACCATTAAATAATGAGTTTATGGAAGATTTAAAGCTACAGCTAACAATTGCTCGTCATATGGCGCGAACATTAGATGACTTGTTGGATATTACACGTTTAAAAGAGCATCGTATTCAATTGAATAAAAAAGCTGTTAATTTGCAAGCAACTGTTGTTGGTGTTGTCGATATGTTAAATGTGCTAATCGAGCAGAAAAATGTTCGAATTGATGTGCACATTGCAAATGATTTCCCAAATGTAGCAGCTGATAGCAACCGCCTCATTCAAATTTTGTTTAATTTATTGCATAATGCTATTAAATATACACATGAAGGTAGTATTACCATCGAAGCAGAAACGAAAGATGACATCGCGCATATTCATGTAAAAGATACAGGTATCGGTATTCAACCAGAGTTACTGCCTGTTATATTTTCTCCATATGAGCAGGGCGATTCAAGCATGACATCAATCGGTGGTGGGCTTGGTTTAGGCTTGAATATTTGCCAGCAGCTTGTACACATGCAGAATGGCACAATTAGCGTTTCTTCTATTGTTGGACAAGGCTCTATCTTTACATTTACATTGCCTTTAGCAGACGACACATTACAGGAAGAAACAAATTTAACTCTGACGCCAACAATGGATGCGAAATATCTCACTACAGCGGACAATAGTTTTTTATCACATACACCAATGCAAAGTAGCTCAACAACTGAAGGTTTTCTTGTAAATAAACCCAAAATACTAATTGTCGATGATGATGCAGTCAATTTAAAAATACTTGTCAATGTATTATCAAAAGAAAACTATGAAATGACAACTGTTACAAGTGGACATGAAGCATTATATCAATTAAAAAAAGAAAAGTGGGATCTAGTCATTTCTGATGTCATGATGCCAAATATGTCTGGTTATGAACTAACACATGCAATTCGTGAACATTATGCTCTATCTGAGCTGCCAATTATTTTACTTACAGCACGTAGCAATGTAGAGGATATTTATGCTGGATTTGTGGCCGGGGCTAACGATTATGTAACAAAGCCTGTTGAAGCATTAGAACTCCGTGCACGTGTACATGCTTTAACCGCATTGCAAGCATCGATTCGTGATCGACTTGGTGTGGAGGCTGCTTGGCTTCAAGCTCAGCTTCGCCCTCATTTTATATTAAATACGATTAATGCCATCATTTCACTTAGTGAAATAGATTTCCAAAAAATGCTGACATTGCTTGATCAATTTAGCTATTACTTGCAAAGTAGCTTCCAACTCAAAAACGTACATCAAACAATTCCAATCTCATCTGAGCTTGAGCTACTTAAATCGTATTTATACATTGAACAAACACGTTTTGAGGACCGCTTACACATAGTATGGGATGCTGATGATTTAGAGGATAGCGTCATGATTCCCCCGTTAGTGCTACAAACCCTTGTAGAAAATGCGATCAATCATGGGATACTTGAAAAAGTTTCAGGAGGAACTGTCACAATCCGTATTCATAGCAAGGAGCTTGGAACTGAAATTTCCATTATAGATGATGGTGTAGGTATGAGTGAGGGGCAAGTACAAAGCCTATTTAACATTAGTCCAAGTGAACAAAGAGGTATTGGCTTACTCAATACCGAACAGCGACTTCAACGTCTCTACGGTAAAGGTCTCTCTATCACAAGTAAGCTGAATGAAGGAACAACAGTGAGCTTTACATTGCCAAATTAA
- the recX gene encoding recombination regulator RecX: MFVITKIGRQKNNPERYNIYLNEEYAFAVDEGTLIQFGLTKGKALEQFDIDEITYEDEIAKAFNKALHFLSFQMRSEYEVRKKLLDAGHGEAVVLEAVRKLERLGFLNDATYSKALLETKKRTASKGPRAIKQDLMKKGIDKNLQEQVLQTFTHEEQVQIALQLAEKEVRGGKGRTPSQIKQKIQDVLVRKGYSFTIVQEVLDQMTIERQDDEWQNLIEVQGDKIWHKYAAKHTGRELHMKVKQALYQKGFPVEVINSYINHKESEE; encoded by the coding sequence ATGTTTGTTATTACGAAAATTGGGCGTCAAAAAAACAATCCAGAGCGTTATAATATTTATTTAAATGAAGAATATGCCTTTGCTGTAGACGAAGGAACGCTCATTCAATTTGGATTGACGAAAGGCAAAGCGCTTGAGCAATTTGATATAGATGAAATTACGTATGAGGATGAAATTGCCAAAGCATTTAACAAAGCATTGCATTTTTTAAGCTTCCAAATGCGCAGTGAATATGAGGTAAGAAAAAAGCTGTTGGATGCAGGGCATGGCGAGGCTGTCGTTTTAGAGGCAGTTCGTAAGCTAGAGCGCTTAGGCTTTTTAAATGATGCAACATATTCAAAGGCTTTACTTGAAACGAAAAAGAGGACAGCAAGCAAAGGGCCGCGTGCGATTAAGCAGGATTTAATGAAAAAGGGCATAGATAAAAATTTGCAGGAGCAAGTTTTGCAAACATTTACGCATGAGGAGCAGGTGCAAATTGCCTTGCAGCTAGCAGAAAAGGAAGTACGTGGCGGCAAAGGGCGAACACCCTCACAAATTAAACAAAAAATTCAAGATGTACTTGTGCGCAAAGGATATTCGTTTACAATTGTACAAGAAGTGCTTGATCAAATGACAATTGAGCGACAAGATGATGAATGGCAAAATTTAATTGAAGTGCAAGGCGATAAAATTTGGCATAAATATGCGGCAAAGCATACTGGTCGCGAGCTACATATGAAAGTGAAGCAGGCACTTTATCAAAAGGGCTTTCCAGTTGAAGTCATTAATAGCTATATCAATCATAAGGAGTCTGAGGAATAA
- a CDS encoding malate synthase, which produces MNLINKKVTHKLFGTGSVIKHNDSSVEIHFASENKKFIFPDAFDKHLKLHDQADANLLHKIIETREMKQREDEWKKEEELKLQRKNQELRLEHEKLMKSHKLHLESQMVFWCDTEEQHNAFLEWKVFSGVIKSGNNKGKPNKPSRLHQNSAVLLTALDAKMPEKDRRILGVYMVKEDFFGKLCEDGTVPAHSKYRLQLTEQESDQLLSWGYYVAEKSPKKMSWNTGKYRYFDNLWMAQILFEIVSLKSDPKEQELAQQFLQHFCKMNQISKEELPILNRL; this is translated from the coding sequence ATGAATCTAATTAATAAGAAAGTTACACACAAACTTTTTGGCACTGGGAGTGTCATTAAACACAATGATTCAAGCGTTGAAATACATTTCGCATCAGAAAATAAAAAATTTATTTTCCCAGATGCATTTGACAAGCATTTAAAGTTACATGATCAAGCTGATGCTAATTTACTCCATAAAATTATAGAAACGAGAGAAATGAAACAAAGGGAGGATGAGTGGAAAAAAGAAGAAGAACTCAAATTACAACGAAAAAATCAAGAGCTTCGCTTAGAACATGAAAAGCTCATGAAATCCCATAAGCTTCATTTGGAATCACAAATGGTTTTTTGGTGCGACACTGAAGAGCAGCACAACGCCTTTTTAGAGTGGAAAGTTTTTTCCGGTGTCATTAAAAGTGGAAACAATAAAGGGAAACCAAACAAGCCAAGCCGTTTACATCAAAATAGTGCTGTTTTGCTAACAGCGCTAGATGCCAAAATGCCCGAAAAAGATAGACGTATTTTAGGTGTCTATATGGTAAAAGAAGATTTCTTTGGTAAGCTTTGTGAAGATGGCACTGTTCCAGCGCATTCAAAATACAGACTCCAACTGACAGAACAAGAATCTGACCAGTTGCTCTCATGGGGATATTATGTAGCTGAAAAGTCTCCAAAAAAAATGTCATGGAACACAGGCAAATACCGTTATTTTGATAATTTATGGATGGCTCAAATTTTATTTGAAATCGTTTCATTAAAAAGTGATCCAAAGGAACAAGAGCTAGCACAACAGTTTCTTCAACATTTTTGTAAAATGAATCAGATTTCAAAAGAAGAGCTGCCAATACTTAATCGTTTGTAA
- a CDS encoding polysaccharide deacetylase family protein: MLTSHSTAQAAEYHWGFKRSTNNEPAQAGAELDTLLSKYGAIYKGKPDEKIAYLSFDNGYENGFTESILDTLATENVPATFFLTGHYLTSATDLVKRMVADGHTIGNHSYDHPNMARLSDSEMVNEWQRFDNKLKELTGIERTYYARPPEGVFNERLLKVGNDNGYRHIFWSVAFKDWLKDERRGYKYAYDALMQQLHPGAVILMHTVAQDNAEALPKFIQDAKKQGYTFKSLDDLVLEYEGITLP, from the coding sequence ATGCTCACATCCCATTCAACTGCCCAAGCTGCTGAGTATCATTGGGGCTTTAAACGTTCCACTAACAACGAGCCCGCACAGGCTGGCGCTGAGCTTGATACACTGCTTAGCAAATATGGAGCCATTTATAAAGGAAAGCCTGATGAAAAAATTGCTTATTTAAGCTTCGATAACGGCTACGAAAATGGTTTCACTGAAAGTATTTTAGACACATTAGCGACAGAAAATGTCCCTGCAACATTTTTTTTAACAGGACATTACTTAACAAGCGCAACGGATTTAGTAAAGCGTATGGTAGCAGATGGTCATACAATTGGTAATCACTCTTACGACCATCCAAATATGGCACGACTGTCCGACAGTGAAATGGTAAATGAATGGCAACGATTCGATAACAAACTGAAGGAGCTCACAGGAATTGAACGTACTTATTATGCTCGACCACCTGAGGGAGTATTTAATGAACGACTGTTAAAAGTCGGAAATGATAACGGTTATCGCCATATTTTCTGGTCTGTTGCCTTTAAAGATTGGCTGAAAGATGAACGTCGCGGCTACAAATATGCCTACGATGCCTTGATGCAGCAGCTTCACCCAGGTGCAGTTATTTTAATGCATACGGTTGCACAGGATAATGCAGAGGCACTGCCAAAATTTATTCAAGATGCGAAGAAACAAGGCTATACATTTAAATCATTAGATGACCTCGTTCTCGAATATGAAGGTATCACACTACCTTAA
- a CDS encoding aminoglycoside phosphotransferase family protein produces MQSIKDYNTFKKIELINKGWSTDQKYYIETTENEKRLLRIASISEYDKKKAEFEIMKQVAALGVTMSQPLDFGICHNGESVYSLFTWCEGQDAGDVLSQLTEIEQYELGVSSGQMLKLIHSISAPLNQEDWEIRFNRKTNYKIEKYKACPIKLDGDEQIMHYIENNRYLLSDRPQCLHHGDYHVGNMIISPHNTLSIIDFNRYDFGDPWEEFNRIVWSAEASPHFATGQLNGYFDGKPPIEFFKLLAFYISSNMLSSIYWAIPFGEKEVITMKNQAKNVLSWFDHMNNPVPTWYISHLANI; encoded by the coding sequence ATGCAATCCATCAAAGACTACAACACATTCAAAAAAATTGAGCTCATCAACAAAGGCTGGTCAACTGACCAAAAATATTATATTGAAACAACTGAAAATGAAAAAAGATTGCTGCGTATTGCGAGTATTTCCGAATACGACAAGAAAAAAGCTGAATTTGAGATAATGAAACAAGTTGCAGCATTAGGTGTCACAATGTCACAGCCACTTGATTTTGGCATTTGTCATAATGGTGAAAGTGTTTATTCACTTTTTACTTGGTGTGAGGGACAGGATGCTGGAGATGTTTTGTCACAGTTAACCGAAATCGAGCAGTACGAGCTTGGTGTAAGCTCTGGACAGATGCTCAAGCTTATTCATTCCATTTCTGCCCCGCTAAATCAAGAAGATTGGGAAATCCGCTTCAATCGCAAAACAAATTATAAAATTGAAAAATATAAGGCGTGCCCTATTAAATTAGATGGTGATGAACAAATCATGCATTATATCGAAAATAATCGCTACTTGCTATCTGACAGACCCCAGTGTCTTCATCATGGAGATTATCATGTTGGGAATATGATAATTTCGCCTCATAACACTTTATCAATCATCGATTTCAATCGCTATGATTTTGGTGATCCATGGGAGGAATTTAATCGCATTGTGTGGAGTGCGGAAGCTAGTCCTCATTTTGCGACAGGTCAGCTCAATGGCTACTTTGATGGCAAACCACCGATTGAATTTTTCAAACTGCTAGCATTTTATATTTCAAGCAATATGCTTTCCTCTATCTACTGGGCGATTCCATTTGGTGAAAAGGAAGTAATAACCATGAAAAACCAAGCAAAAAATGTGCTGTCGTGGTTTGATCATATGAATAATCCCGTACCTACATGGTACATATCACATTTAGCAAATATTTAA
- a CDS encoding YfhJ family protein — protein MEQHIEKLTEQLLEKNPALSKGRARTWVELLWSDFEATSAKAGYAFRGADYTANLVKQLIDSYGDKLHEFAAKNPKYAHLLNNSDDIVQ, from the coding sequence ATGGAGCAGCATATCGAAAAATTAACGGAGCAATTGCTAGAAAAAAATCCAGCTTTGTCAAAGGGACGTGCACGTACTTGGGTTGAATTGCTATGGAGTGATTTTGAAGCAACTTCTGCCAAAGCTGGCTATGCGTTTCGTGGAGCGGATTATACAGCAAACCTTGTGAAGCAATTAATTGATAGCTACGGTGATAAGCTACATGAGTTTGCAGCTAAAAATCCAAAGTACGCACATTTATTAAATAATAGTGACGATATCGTACAATAA
- the rlmD gene encoding 23S rRNA (uracil(1939)-C(5))-methyltransferase RlmD, with protein MNQPTMALGQKFPLTIKRLGINGEGVGFFKRNVVFVKGALPGEEVTVKITKLQRNFAEAEILAIRKASADRQEAPCPVYDECGGCQLQHMTYEAQLKNKRDIVIQALEKYVPEIAANAEVRPTLGMDNPWHYRNKSQFQVRKEGKRVYAGLFAEGSNRLLNINDCLVQHPITSKITVATRKILQKLNITIYDGKTLNGLVRTIVVRTGIRTGETQICLVTTRKELPHKAELIERIKKIDPAIVSITQNINREKTSLIFGDETIVLDGKETIHEELGELAFDLSSRAFFQLNPEQTVHLYNEIKKAAALTGKEAVVDAYCGVGTIGLWLARDAKEVRGMDVVPESVGDAKNNARNHGFQNARYYTGKAEDLLARWHREKFIPDVITVDPPRTGLDRKFIESVLKIKPKRLVYTSCNPSTLAKDLQQLSKIYDVAYLQPVDMFPQTAHVEVVVQLILKREAGTELDYFEK; from the coding sequence ATGAATCAACCAACAATGGCACTTGGGCAAAAATTCCCTTTAACAATTAAGCGACTTGGCATTAATGGTGAAGGTGTGGGCTTTTTTAAGCGCAATGTCGTTTTCGTAAAAGGTGCTCTACCTGGAGAAGAAGTAACCGTAAAAATAACAAAGCTACAGCGCAATTTCGCAGAGGCTGAAATTTTAGCTATCCGTAAAGCAAGTGCGGATCGACAAGAAGCCCCATGCCCTGTTTATGATGAATGCGGCGGCTGCCAGCTTCAACATATGACATATGAGGCACAGCTAAAAAATAAGCGCGATATCGTTATCCAAGCCTTAGAAAAATATGTGCCAGAAATCGCAGCAAACGCTGAAGTTCGTCCAACACTCGGTATGGACAACCCGTGGCATTACCGCAACAAAAGCCAATTTCAAGTACGCAAGGAAGGCAAGCGCGTCTATGCAGGACTATTTGCAGAAGGCTCAAACAGACTTTTAAATATTAACGATTGCTTAGTACAGCACCCTATCACATCAAAAATTACAGTTGCTACACGTAAAATTTTACAAAAGCTGAACATTACAATTTACGATGGTAAAACATTAAATGGCTTAGTGCGTACAATCGTCGTACGTACAGGCATCCGTACAGGTGAAACACAAATATGCTTAGTAACAACACGCAAGGAATTGCCGCATAAAGCAGAATTAATTGAGCGCATAAAAAAAATTGACCCTGCCATCGTGTCGATTACGCAAAATATTAATCGTGAGAAAACATCGCTTATTTTCGGTGATGAAACGATTGTATTAGATGGCAAAGAAACGATTCATGAAGAGCTTGGTGAGCTTGCCTTCGATTTATCTTCACGTGCGTTTTTCCAGCTCAATCCTGAGCAAACGGTGCATTTATATAATGAAATCAAAAAAGCGGCGGCACTAACAGGCAAGGAAGCCGTTGTTGATGCCTACTGTGGTGTTGGCACAATCGGCTTATGGCTAGCGCGTGATGCAAAGGAAGTACGTGGGATGGACGTTGTGCCTGAAAGTGTTGGGGACGCAAAAAACAATGCTCGCAATCATGGCTTCCAAAATGCCCGCTACTATACAGGTAAAGCTGAGGACTTACTTGCCCGCTGGCATCGTGAAAAATTTATACCTGACGTCATTACAGTAGACCCACCACGCACAGGCTTAGACAGAAAATTTATCGAATCCGTTTTAAAAATTAAGCCGAAGCGCCTTGTCTACACATCTTGTAATCCATCTACATTGGCAAAGGACTTACAGCAGTTATCAAAGATTTATGATGTGGCGTATTTGCAGCCTGTTGATATGTTTCCGCAGACTGCGCATGTGGAGGTTGTTGTACAGCTTATTTTAAAAAGAGAGGCTGGGACAGAACTCGATTATTTTGAAAAATAG
- a CDS encoding helix-turn-helix domain-containing protein: MIKIDNITIGTVLKRLRLAMKLSQEELAARSSLDRTYISMLERNIKQPTITTIFLLASALNMKPSEFVQQLEEEFDGHTIKRTTL; the protein is encoded by the coding sequence TTGATTAAAATTGATAATATTACAATTGGTACCGTCTTAAAGAGGTTACGTCTAGCTATGAAGCTCTCACAGGAGGAATTAGCCGCAAGAAGCAGCCTTGACCGAACATATATTAGCATGCTAGAAAGAAATATAAAGCAACCAACGATTACTACCATCTTTTTATTGGCAAGTGCATTAAATATGAAGCCCTCAGAGTTCGTTCAGCAATTAGAAGAAGAGTTTGATGGTCATACAATTAAACGAACAACGCTCTAA